A window of Clostridium novyi genomic DNA:
TTGAGCAAATTAACAATATGCATGAATATAAAAATTCTATAAAGATTATGAATTGGCCTGTATATGTGTCTTTAGTTATTTATATTATTACGATAATAAAAGAGATAGAATCTATTTATGGATAAAAAGGATTTTTAGAGATATTATTACAATAAAATATTTTATGTAAATATATACTTTATATGTAAAAATATAATATAATTATTGGTGGGGAATATAATATGTGTGCTAAGACAAAATAAGGGGGGAGAGTATAGATGAAAAACAATATAAACAATATGAATGATGAAGAGTTACAAATATTTTTAGCCAAAAGAATTGAAACGGTACATCAGTTAATAAATCAATATATAAATTTAATAAAAGACAAAACAAGAAAAAATCATAAATTTAAATCTAATAAACAAAGAGCATATTATATAAACAATATTTATAATTATGTATCATGGGTAAATGAACAGATTAAGATGAATGAAAATGTATCAAGGGATGCAAAGGTAATTCCTAGGAGAGGTGAAATATGGACTTGTGAATTAGGTCAAAATATTGGATCAGAGGAAAATAAAATTAGACCTGTTATAATAATTCAAAATGATACTGGAAATAAAAATGCACCCACTACTATAATAGCACCCATATCTAATAGACCTAAAAAAATTGCTGTACATATAGAATTAAGAGAAAGTGATTATAAATTAGAAAATGGAGAAAAAAATCATATAACAGGAACTGTATTATTAGAACAAATAAAGGTAGTATCCAAAGCTAGACTTGGTAGACATATAGCAACTTTAAATAATGAGTTTATGGATATTTTAGACTCAAAGATAAAAATTTCTCTTAATTTGTAATTAATTTTTGTAAGTTGAGTATAATATTGATATAAAACAAACGAAAATACAAAAAAATACATAAAAAATTTAATAAAATCGTAAAAACATATTGCTTAAGATATATATTAGTGATAAAATTATATCGTTAATGGCTTATACATACCTAATGTAGATTAGGAGATTATATTTCATATGATCCTTTACATAATAACATACCTGGCGGAGGCTAGGAGATTATATAACATATAAATTGACATATTGGAAGCAAAGAGATTGGCATGGACCAGTCTTTTTTGCTGTAAAGATAAATTTTTTAAAGATAAAAACATAAATTGACAATGAAAAATTATTATAATATAATATGAGTTAAAATAATATGGAAATATAAAATTTTTACATTTAGTCAATAACTATGAACAGGAAAAGTATTTAAGATATATGCTTACAGAGAGTGAGGAGTGATGAGAACCTCATAGCTAAAGCTTAAAGAAAATCACCTGGGAGTTGAAAGCTGAAAAGATATTAATTTAGTAAGCTTATCCGTTATTTCGCGTTAAGAAATAGAGTATGTTAGTACTTGAAATTGGAATTTTTTCATAGGTGGTTATTTTGCTACGTCCTTATGGGCGTAGCTTTTTTTATATAAAAAATAAAGAAGTTAACAAAGTATAATATTGGTAATTATAACAATAATATTATTATAAGGTGGAAAGGAGATAAAATATGTACAATAAAGTTGATAATTCTGGAAA
This region includes:
- a CDS encoding type II toxin-antitoxin system PemK/MazF family toxin codes for the protein MKNNINNMNDEELQIFLAKRIETVHQLINQYINLIKDKTRKNHKFKSNKQRAYYINNIYNYVSWVNEQIKMNENVSRDAKVIPRRGEIWTCELGQNIGSEENKIRPVIIIQNDTGNKNAPTTIIAPISNRPKKIAVHIELRESDYKLENGEKNHITGTVLLEQIKVVSKARLGRHIATLNNEFMDILDSKIKISLNL